In Anaerolineales bacterium, one DNA window encodes the following:
- the moeB gene encoding molybdopterin-synthase adenylyltransferase MoeB, with translation MLPELNHEEILRYSRHLLIPEVGLEGQRKLKNSSALVVGTGGLGSPVSLYLAAAGVGRIGLVDYDVVDSSNLQRQVIHGTSSVGKLKVESARAKLLDLNPDIQIDVYNEPYTSENALRIARDYDIILDGTDNFPTRYLTNDVAVFLGKPNVYASIFRFDGQVSVFYAKEGPCYRCLFPEPPPPGLVPSCAEGGVLGVLPGTIGTLQATEALKVLLGIGDPLIGKLLLYNALDMSFDFVTLKKNPKCRVCGPNADIKELIDYEEFCGVPGHDHGEEGSAGEGLDISAPELAERVKTNHLKLLDVREPHELEISALPNAVNIPLGQLAARLAELNSADDMVVFCKGGTRSARALELLASAGFKKVKNLKGGINSWAKEVDTSLPVY, from the coding sequence ATGCTTCCCGAATTAAACCACGAAGAGATCCTGCGTTACTCGCGCCACCTGCTCATCCCCGAAGTGGGCTTGGAGGGTCAGCGCAAACTGAAGAATTCGTCCGCGTTGGTCGTGGGGACTGGCGGGTTGGGCTCGCCTGTTTCCCTGTATCTGGCTGCGGCGGGGGTGGGACGCATCGGCTTGGTGGACTATGACGTTGTCGATTCGTCCAATCTCCAGCGTCAGGTCATTCACGGCACGTCCAGCGTCGGCAAGTTGAAAGTGGAAAGCGCCAGAGCCAAACTGCTGGATCTGAATCCAGACATTCAAATCGACGTGTACAACGAACCGTACACCTCCGAAAATGCACTGCGCATCGCGCGGGACTATGACATCATCCTCGACGGCACGGATAATTTCCCCACCCGCTACCTGACCAACGATGTGGCGGTCTTCCTCGGCAAGCCGAACGTGTACGCTTCCATCTTCCGTTTTGACGGGCAGGTGAGCGTGTTCTACGCCAAGGAGGGACCGTGCTATCGCTGTCTCTTCCCCGAACCGCCCCCGCCAGGCCTCGTCCCTTCGTGTGCGGAAGGCGGCGTGCTGGGCGTCCTGCCCGGCACGATCGGCACATTGCAAGCCACCGAGGCGTTGAAGGTTTTGCTTGGCATCGGCGATCCGTTGATCGGCAAACTCCTGCTCTACAACGCGCTGGATATGTCCTTCGATTTCGTCACGCTGAAGAAGAATCCCAAATGCCGCGTGTGCGGACCGAACGCCGACATCAAGGAATTGATCGACTACGAGGAATTCTGCGGCGTGCCCGGTCACGACCACGGCGAGGAGGGTTCGGCCGGCGAAGGCTTGGACATCTCCGCCCCCGAACTTGCCGAGCGCGTGAAGACCAATCACTTAAAGCTGCTGGATGTGCGTGAACCGCACGAGCTGGAGATCTCCGCCCTGCCGAATGCGGTCAACATTCCATTAGGTCAACTGGCGGCGCGTCTTGCCGAGTTGAACTCTGCCGATGACATGGTGGTCTTCTGCAAAGGCGGCACCCGCTCCGCGCGCGCGTTGGAACTGCTTGCCAGCGCGGGATTCAAGAAAGTGAAGAACCTCAAAGGCGGCATTAATTCCTGGGCGAAGGAAGTGGATACGAGTCTGCCGGTCTATTAA
- a CDS encoding MoaD/ThiS family protein has protein sequence MAVPIVRFPALMKFYVDGQSELEASGATAAELLENILARYPALKPHLIDSNGELRRHFNIFVNGVHLRDLNGMDTILKKDDRIILMASAAGG, from the coding sequence ATGGCCGTGCCCATTGTCCGTTTTCCCGCCCTGATGAAATTCTATGTGGATGGCCAGAGCGAGCTTGAAGCCAGCGGAGCGACCGCTGCCGAACTGCTTGAAAACATCCTTGCGCGTTATCCTGCGCTCAAACCGCATTTAATTGATTCCAATGGAGAACTTCGCCGCCACTTCAACATTTTTGTCAACGGCGTCCACTTGCGCGACCTGAACGGGATGGATACGATATTGAAGAAGGATGACAGGATTATCCTCATGGCTTCCGCGGCGGGTGGGTAA
- a CDS encoding SH3 domain-containing protein gives MKTAGRLTLLVAVLIVSMLACNLPGAGNANPPAGNTPTLPALQEAPAVTPTDTVIPPTSTPSLPPEITLTKNSNCRLGPSTYYVIIDQITENKVLPVIGRNDGDTWWQVVNPTGRQCWIFHENASANSDFSTVPIGDAPPLPYRPQNFRVTDQLCQPGPKIFTVSFGWSGGGGETSFRLFRDGKQLIEVKAGKYNYKDTKAPLNKNITYEIEAVNGNGISERAVQIVTACK, from the coding sequence ATGAAAACAGCTGGAAGATTAACCTTATTGGTTGCTGTTCTGATCGTTTCGATGCTTGCCTGTAATCTGCCGGGTGCGGGGAATGCAAATCCACCCGCCGGAAATACACCCACTTTGCCCGCCCTGCAGGAGGCGCCAGCCGTCACGCCGACTGATACGGTGATTCCTCCAACTTCCACTCCGTCCCTGCCGCCGGAGATCACGCTCACGAAAAATTCCAACTGCCGCCTGGGGCCCAGCACCTATTATGTGATCATTGACCAGATCACTGAAAATAAGGTGCTGCCGGTGATCGGGCGCAATGATGGGGATACCTGGTGGCAGGTGGTGAATCCCACCGGGAGGCAGTGCTGGATATTCCATGAGAACGCCTCAGCGAACTCCGATTTCAGTACCGTCCCCATTGGCGATGCACCGCCTTTACCCTACCGCCCTCAAAATTTTCGTGTGACCGATCAACTCTGCCAGCCCGGTCCGAAAATATTTACCGTATCGTTTGGCTGGTCGGGCGGCGGCGGAGAAACCAGTTTCCGCCTGTTCCGGGACGGCAAACAGCTCATTGAAGTAAAAGCGGGCAAATACAACTACAAGGACACCAAAGCCCCCCTGAATAAAAATATCACGTATGAGATCGAGGCCGTCAACGGGAACGGCATCTCGGAACGGGCGGTTCAGATCGTCACCGCCTGCAAATAA
- a CDS encoding DUF4395 domain-containing protein, protein MSTQTLQKVDHSAFKTNQIVIIVLNILAFIFYQPVLAAIVALAMGLGTLLKKPGFGFLYTSLLKPRGWMKPDVLDDNPEPHRFAQFVGFLFMTAGSLALFLGFPLPGWTLVWTVVALAALNAFAGFCVGCAMYYWLVRLNVPGFAKQPPAGTFPGMKPKAGAPA, encoded by the coding sequence ATGTCAACCCAAACCCTGCAAAAAGTGGATCACTCTGCATTCAAGACCAACCAGATTGTTATCATTGTACTCAACATTCTGGCGTTCATTTTTTACCAGCCCGTCCTTGCCGCCATTGTCGCGCTGGCAATGGGACTCGGCACGCTCCTCAAAAAACCCGGCTTCGGTTTTTTGTACACATCCCTGCTTAAGCCGCGCGGATGGATGAAGCCGGATGTGTTGGATGACAATCCCGAACCACATCGCTTTGCCCAATTTGTCGGCTTTCTTTTTATGACGGCGGGCTCGCTGGCGCTATTCCTTGGTTTCCCGCTTCCCGGCTGGACGCTGGTGTGGACCGTGGTCGCTCTTGCCGCGCTCAACGCCTTTGCCGGGTTCTGCGTCGGTTGCGCCATGTATTACTGGCTGGTGAGACTCAATGTTCCAGGCTTTGCCAAACAACCGCCCGCAGGGACGTTCCCCGGCATGAAACCGAAAGCGGGAGCGCCGGCATGA
- a CDS encoding thioredoxin family protein, whose amino-acid sequence MNTDILLRFGLALGIIFSGVVIYWYSNQRLLARARGGFHALFDAQPDRPTIVYFTTPDCAPCKTVQRPALEALTDLFGERLQVIEIDAVERPDLAMTWGVMSVPTTFLLDSRGQVRYVNNGVARVEKLMEQLQTL is encoded by the coding sequence ATGAACACCGACATCCTGTTGCGTTTTGGGCTTGCGCTTGGTATCATATTTTCAGGCGTGGTCATTTACTGGTACTCGAACCAACGTTTGCTGGCGCGCGCGCGAGGCGGATTCCATGCCTTATTTGACGCGCAGCCCGATAGACCTACCATCGTCTATTTCACCACGCCGGACTGCGCCCCGTGCAAGACCGTCCAGCGCCCCGCATTGGAGGCGTTGACGGATCTGTTCGGTGAGCGGCTGCAAGTGATCGAGATTGATGCCGTCGAACGCCCCGACCTCGCGATGACCTGGGGTGTGATGAGCGTCCCGACCACATTCCTGCTTGATTCTCGCGGACAGGTGCGATATGTCAACAATGGCGTGGCTCGCGTCGAGAAGTTGATGGAGCAATTGCAGACTTTATAA
- a CDS encoding alkaline phosphatase family protein, protein MKILFLFLDGIGLGEDNPETNPFARADMPYLQSLLGGQKLTKSAAPYESELASVLAVDASLGVKGLPQSATGQAVLLTGINIPAKLGYHYGPKPNPQVAEYLDGKTIFSKTIKAGKKTSLLNAYPPRYFDGIDSGRRLYSSIPLALTNAGIPLFTDRDYYAGKALSADFTGAGWHEFLGFSDAPLFKPQAAGIKLASLADQYDFSFFEYWASDYAGHKQDMDWAVRQLKTLDGVLKGLIEAWQAKENLIVLSSDHGNMEDLSTRKHTAAHVPLLLFGDKNKRTEFQKDIHDLTGIAPAINLFLGI, encoded by the coding sequence ATGAAAATCCTCTTCCTATTCCTCGACGGCATTGGACTTGGCGAAGACAACCCTGAAACCAATCCCTTCGCGCGTGCAGACATGCCATATCTGCAATCCCTGCTTGGCGGACAAAAACTGACGAAGAGTGCTGCGCCATACGAAAGCGAACTGGCCTCCGTACTTGCGGTGGATGCAAGCCTCGGCGTAAAAGGCCTGCCCCAATCCGCAACGGGACAGGCTGTATTGCTGACCGGCATCAACATCCCCGCCAAACTCGGTTATCACTACGGTCCAAAACCGAATCCACAAGTGGCAGAATATTTGGATGGCAAAACCATTTTTTCCAAAACCATTAAAGCCGGCAAAAAGACTTCCCTGCTCAACGCCTATCCCCCGCGCTACTTTGACGGGATCGATTCGGGCAGGCGGCTGTATTCCTCCATCCCCCTCGCGCTGACAAATGCAGGCATTCCCCTCTTTACAGACAGGGATTATTACGCAGGCAAGGCCCTCTCCGCGGATTTCACAGGCGCTGGATGGCATGAATTTCTCGGCTTTTCCGATGCACCCTTATTCAAACCGCAGGCGGCAGGCATAAAACTAGCCAGCCTTGCCGACCAATATGATTTTTCGTTCTTCGAATATTGGGCAAGTGATTATGCCGGTCACAAACAGGACATGGATTGGGCTGTCCGCCAGCTCAAGACCCTGGATGGGGTGTTGAAAGGGCTGATCGAAGCGTGGCAGGCAAAGGAAAATCTGATCGTACTCAGCTCCGATCACGGCAACATGGAAGATCTGTCCACGCGCAAGCACACGGCTGCGCATGTTCCGCTTTTGTTATTTGGGGATAAAAACAAAAGAACTGAATTTCAGAAGGATATTCACGACCTGACAGGCATCGCCCCCGCGATCAATTTATTTCTGGGAATATAA
- a CDS encoding cysteine synthase family protein, which yields MTLLDLKLLETNSIPLDGLASHVGNTPLLPLRRVTRDLSPRVKIFAKAEWFNPGGSVKDRPALNIIQNAILSGAWGNGKRLLDSTSGNMGISYATFGAALGIPVTLAVPASASAERISILKALGAEVILTDPLEGSDGAILKARELAAQRPDLYWYANQYNNPANWQAHYLSTGPEILCQTNEQVTHFIAGLGTSGTLMGTGRYLREQLPHVKIMAFQPDAPFHGLEGLKHMPSAIKPGIYDESLAGTPLAVKTEAAHAMVIRLAREEGLFVGISSAAAIVAALQAAGELEEGLVVTILPDAGYKYLSDGALWQK from the coding sequence ATGACATTACTGGACTTGAAACTGCTCGAAACAAATTCGATCCCTTTGGATGGACTCGCCTCCCACGTTGGCAATACGCCTTTGCTTCCGCTTCGCCGCGTGACCCGGGACCTGTCTCCACGTGTGAAAATATTCGCCAAGGCTGAATGGTTCAACCCCGGCGGTTCCGTCAAGGACAGGCCTGCGCTGAACATCATCCAGAATGCCATCCTCAGCGGGGCTTGGGGCAATGGCAAACGCCTGCTCGACTCTACATCAGGAAACATGGGTATTTCGTATGCCACCTTTGGAGCGGCGCTGGGGATCCCCGTTACGTTGGCTGTGCCGGCCAGCGCCAGTGCGGAGCGCATCTCCATTCTCAAAGCCTTGGGCGCGGAGGTGATTCTCACCGATCCGCTCGAAGGTTCGGACGGTGCCATCCTCAAGGCACGTGAACTGGCGGCACAAAGACCGGATTTGTACTGGTACGCAAACCAATACAACAACCCTGCAAACTGGCAGGCGCATTACCTCTCCACGGGACCTGAGATCCTTTGCCAGACCAACGAGCAGGTGACTCATTTCATTGCCGGGCTTGGCACGTCCGGAACGCTGATGGGCACGGGACGCTATCTGCGCGAGCAGCTGCCGCATGTGAAAATAATGGCCTTCCAACCGGATGCGCCCTTCCATGGACTGGAAGGGCTCAAGCACATGCCGAGCGCGATCAAGCCGGGCATTTATGATGAGTCCCTCGCGGGTACTCCGCTTGCGGTCAAGACCGAGGCGGCGCATGCGATGGTGATCCGCCTGGCGCGCGAGGAAGGTCTGTTCGTGGGAATCTCCTCCGCTGCGGCGATCGTCGCTGCGCTTCAGGCCGCGGGTGAACTGGAGGAGGGCCTGGTCGTGACCATTCTGCCCGACGCAGGTTACAAATATTTGAGCGATGGCGCGCTGTGGCAGAAATAA
- a CDS encoding HEAT repeat domain-containing protein: MDWFTNPGQNEAKRLISKLGDSSKRERVAGDLILLGAEAVPLLIDALQTQDLNLLPVYQHILARIPSALPALTRTLASAHPLVRGRTAEIFSITRDKNAIPALLEALKGEYFTVRSRAALALGNIGDAGVIPALFTLLKDREDEVRIAACTAIGQFRDPSTFDEITNILLDDMKIEVRQAAAKALGETKHPAAIPFLMEALRDSYWWYEKEEAALVLLSAIENMGAAVVEPLIDALGDKEVTVRKFAAMVLGNLRDIRALEELGMTVYDLHHEVSQAAAESLAKFGAPAVEVLGQALTHPEAAVRAHAVIGLGKIQDMRVAPLLIEMLRDPERAVQKQAMQSLGGLNDEHALHALKEIAADRSDREISTFAKQLLESMK; encoded by the coding sequence ATGGACTGGTTCACCAACCCCGGACAAAACGAAGCCAAAAGGTTGATTTCAAAGCTTGGCGATTCCAGCAAACGCGAACGCGTTGCAGGCGACTTGATCCTACTGGGCGCGGAGGCTGTCCCGCTCCTCATTGATGCGCTTCAGACTCAAGACTTGAACCTGCTCCCAGTCTATCAGCATATCCTCGCCCGAATCCCCTCCGCCCTGCCCGCACTGACAAGGACCCTTGCTAGTGCGCATCCGCTCGTCCGCGGGCGCACCGCCGAAATTTTTTCCATCACCAGGGATAAAAATGCCATCCCCGCCCTGCTCGAAGCGTTGAAAGGGGAGTACTTCACTGTCCGCTCGCGCGCCGCGCTGGCATTGGGAAACATCGGTGACGCCGGTGTCATCCCCGCATTGTTTACCCTGCTCAAAGACAGGGAGGACGAGGTCCGTATTGCGGCCTGTACAGCGATCGGCCAATTCCGCGATCCCTCCACATTTGACGAAATCACGAATATCCTGCTGGACGATATGAAGATCGAAGTACGCCAGGCAGCAGCGAAAGCTCTGGGTGAAACGAAACACCCCGCCGCCATTCCTTTTTTGATGGAAGCCTTGCGCGATTCCTACTGGTGGTACGAGAAGGAGGAGGCTGCGCTTGTTTTGTTAAGCGCCATTGAAAATATGGGCGCTGCCGTCGTCGAGCCGTTGATCGATGCGCTGGGAGACAAGGAAGTCACGGTCCGCAAATTTGCGGCGATGGTTTTGGGAAATCTGCGGGACATTCGCGCCCTTGAAGAACTGGGGATGACAGTCTACGATTTGCATCACGAGGTCAGTCAGGCTGCAGCGGAGTCGCTCGCCAAATTTGGCGCACCAGCTGTCGAGGTATTGGGTCAAGCGTTGACTCATCCGGAGGCGGCCGTGCGCGCGCACGCGGTCATCGGCTTGGGGAAAATCCAGGATATGCGCGTGGCACCGCTATTAATTGAAATGCTGCGCGACCCGGAGCGGGCTGTGCAAAAACAAGCCATGCAATCGCTTGGGGGATTAAATGACGAGCATGCCCTGCATGCCCTTAAGGAAATTGCTGCCGACCGTTCAGACCGCGAAATTTCAACGTTTGCAAAACAACTGCTTGAATCAATGAAGTGA
- a CDS encoding thioredoxin family protein, which yields MIKPVVDELEKELDNEISIGKRIHIIRVNIQETVGRELAPVYGFEFTPTFIFFDAQGNEVWRTVGEFDPQKVRDSLK from the coding sequence ATGATTAAGCCCGTCGTTGACGAGCTTGAAAAGGAACTCGATAACGAGATCAGCATCGGCAAAAGAATCCACATCATCCGCGTGAACATCCAGGAAACGGTCGGCAGGGAACTCGCGCCCGTATACGGCTTTGAATTTACCCCCACCTTTATTTTCTTCGACGCACAGGGCAATGAAGTCTGGCGCACGGTCGGCGAATTCGATCCGCAAAAAGTACGCGACTCCCTCAAATGA
- a CDS encoding MoaD/ThiS family protein codes for MPVLRIPTPLRAYTGGQSEVHVSGANIAEALADLSSQYPAIKPHLFNESGDLRPFVNLFVGERNIRDLQGMDTPVHEGDRVMLIPSIAGGAMSLRGRRVSIRSSTYSTIADRSILLMDVEIASSLTLFAPRNDMK; via the coding sequence ATGCCCGTTTTACGAATCCCAACCCCGTTGCGTGCCTACACGGGCGGACAATCCGAAGTACATGTGAGCGGCGCAAACATCGCCGAAGCGCTCGCCGACCTGTCAAGTCAATACCCGGCCATCAAACCGCACCTTTTCAATGAAAGCGGCGACCTGAGGCCCTTCGTCAACCTGTTCGTGGGCGAGAGGAACATCCGTGATCTGCAGGGGATGGATACGCCTGTCCACGAGGGCGACAGGGTGATGTTGATCCCGTCCATTGCCGGAGGCGCTATGTCATTGCGAGGTCGGCGGGTTTCGATACGGTCTTCGACCTACTCAACCATCGCCGACCGAAGCATTCTCCTTATGGATGTTGAGATTGCTTCGTCGCTCACGTTGTTCGCTCCTCGCAACGACATGAAATAA
- a CDS encoding class I SAM-dependent methyltransferase, with translation MNLLRRLKFNLSYFGRAPWDSGVSPPELYDFITHYKAGRAIDIGCGTGTNLIALAHAGWQVTGFDFALRAIQIAKRKLKKAGLQADLFIDDATQMKKVYGQFDLALDMGCFHGIENKADYLIQLTRILAPGGYWLMYGFFKPASQLPGPGLVDTDLNLISARGLTLLSRKDGFDKRERPSAWFLYQIA, from the coding sequence ATGAACCTTCTTCGCCGCCTGAAATTCAATCTTTCCTATTTCGGCAGGGCGCCCTGGGATAGCGGCGTCTCACCCCCCGAACTCTACGATTTCATTACGCACTACAAGGCCGGGCGCGCCATTGACATTGGCTGCGGCACAGGCACGAACCTCATCGCGCTGGCTCATGCAGGCTGGCAGGTGACAGGCTTCGACTTTGCCCTGCGCGCCATCCAGATTGCAAAACGCAAACTGAAAAAAGCCGGCCTTCAGGCAGACCTCTTCATTGACGATGCAACCCAAATGAAAAAAGTGTACGGTCAATTTGACCTCGCCCTCGATATGGGCTGTTTTCACGGAATAGAAAACAAGGCGGATTATCTGATTCAGCTGACCCGCATCCTCGCCCCGGGCGGATACTGGCTGATGTACGGATTCTTCAAGCCCGCTTCGCAGCTGCCCGGTCCCGGGCTTGTTGACACAGACCTTAACCTGATCTCAGCCCGCGGTTTGACCCTGCTCTCCCGCAAGGACGGCTTTGACAAACGCGAACGTCCCTCTGCCTGGTTCCTTTATCAAATCGCATGA
- the fusA gene encoding elongation factor G codes for MKEYTTEFLRNVALVSHGGAGKTMLAEAFLHVTGATTRLGKVEDGTTVSDYDDEEHRRNISIYSSVIPIEHRDHKINVIDAPGYTDFVGEMISALSVSDGAIFLVDAVAGIEVGTETAWRHANELNLPRFIVINKMDRENASFEQAYAAIEEFVRAHGKRAIKVHLPIGEKQNFKGVVDIIGMKAYPGDGKTLGEVPAELKDEAEKAHFALVEAAAEGEDELMEKYLEVGSLTDEEMVRGLKDVIFAGEFVPVFCAAGVHEIGAIALLNDIIDLLPSPLHASKRMAQGKDGEEELKPSDTEPLAAYVWKTTADPFVGKVTYFRVFSGSIQADAHVWNQNKNADERMSGLHFQRGKEALPVKLVHAGDIAAVSKLNATSTGDTFCEKGHPLTIAPPKFPAALYRVAISPKTQADAAKISPTLTRLCEEDMTLSWQNDPITHETVLQGMGDQHIDVSLHRAQNKFQVGLSIHEPKIPYREGITRKASGQYRHKKQSGGAGQFGEVYLRVEPYHEGDFEFTDELVGMNLSKSYLPPIEKAIRATMERGAFAGYPMNNVKVIVYDGKEHEVDSKPMAFEIAGREAFKLAVLEAGPVLFEPIMNVRVTIPDTNMGDVMSDLNTRRGRVQGTDSEHGNTVIVAHVPMAEMLRYTTQLRSITGGRGYFTMEFDHYETVPAHIAGPIIEAHRKEMEAKKDE; via the coding sequence ATGAAAGAGTATACCACCGAGTTTCTTCGCAACGTTGCGCTGGTTTCGCACGGGGGCGCAGGCAAAACGATGTTAGCGGAGGCATTTCTTCATGTAACCGGGGCAACGACCCGCCTGGGCAAGGTCGAGGACGGGACAACGGTCTCGGACTATGATGATGAGGAGCACCGTCGAAATATTTCCATCTATTCAAGCGTAATTCCCATAGAACACCGTGATCATAAGATCAACGTAATAGACGCGCCCGGTTACACCGATTTTGTCGGCGAGATGATTTCCGCCCTGAGTGTTTCCGATGGCGCGATATTTTTAGTAGATGCGGTCGCGGGCATCGAGGTCGGTACGGAAACCGCGTGGCGTCATGCGAATGAATTGAACCTGCCGCGTTTCATCGTGATCAACAAGATGGACCGCGAGAACGCCAGTTTTGAACAGGCCTATGCCGCGATAGAGGAATTTGTCCGCGCACACGGCAAACGGGCAATTAAAGTTCATTTGCCCATTGGCGAAAAGCAAAATTTCAAAGGTGTGGTGGATATTATAGGCATGAAGGCCTATCCCGGCGATGGAAAGACACTGGGAGAGGTCCCTGCCGAATTAAAGGATGAAGCGGAAAAAGCCCACTTTGCGCTTGTGGAAGCCGCGGCGGAGGGGGAGGACGAACTGATGGAAAAATACCTGGAGGTCGGTTCCCTCACAGACGAAGAGATGGTGCGCGGCCTGAAAGATGTCATCTTCGCTGGAGAATTTGTCCCGGTATTCTGCGCTGCCGGCGTACACGAGATCGGTGCCATCGCCCTGCTCAACGACATCATTGATCTGCTGCCTTCCCCCTTACATGCCTCCAAACGTATGGCGCAGGGCAAGGACGGCGAAGAGGAATTGAAACCATCCGATACGGAGCCGTTAGCCGCGTATGTGTGGAAGACCACTGCCGATCCGTTTGTCGGAAAGGTGACCTATTTCCGCGTGTTCTCCGGCAGCATTCAAGCCGATGCCCACGTGTGGAACCAGAATAAAAATGCGGATGAGCGCATGTCCGGTTTGCACTTTCAGCGCGGCAAGGAGGCGCTCCCCGTAAAACTGGTTCACGCCGGCGATATCGCGGCTGTATCCAAATTAAATGCCACCTCCACAGGCGATACTTTCTGTGAAAAGGGGCATCCGCTTACCATTGCGCCGCCGAAATTCCCCGCCGCGTTGTATCGTGTGGCGATCAGTCCCAAAACACAAGCCGATGCCGCGAAAATATCCCCAACCTTAACCCGCCTGTGTGAAGAGGATATGACCCTCAGCTGGCAGAACGACCCCATCACGCACGAGACGGTATTGCAGGGGATGGGTGACCAGCACATTGATGTGTCTCTCCATCGTGCACAGAACAAGTTTCAGGTGGGTTTGTCCATTCACGAGCCGAAAATCCCATATCGCGAAGGCATCACACGCAAGGCGAGCGGACAATATCGTCACAAAAAGCAATCAGGCGGTGCGGGTCAATTTGGTGAAGTGTATCTTCGCGTTGAACCCTACCATGAAGGCGACTTTGAATTTACGGATGAACTTGTGGGTATGAACCTGTCAAAGTCCTATTTGCCTCCCATTGAAAAGGCGATCAGGGCCACCATGGAACGCGGTGCGTTCGCAGGGTATCCCATGAATAACGTAAAGGTCATTGTGTATGACGGCAAGGAACATGAGGTGGATTCCAAACCCATGGCGTTTGAAATTGCGGGACGTGAAGCCTTTAAACTTGCCGTGCTGGAAGCCGGACCTGTTTTGTTCGAACCGATCATGAACGTCCGCGTGACCATCCCTGACACGAACATGGGCGATGTCATGAGCGATCTCAACACCCGCCGCGGACGCGTGCAAGGCACTGACTCTGAACATGGCAACACCGTCATTGTGGCACATGTGCCGATGGCGGAAATGCTGCGTTACACCACCCAGCTCCGCTCGATCACAGGCGGGCGCGGTTATTTCACGATGGAATTCGACCACTATGAAACCGTCCCCGCCCACATTGCAGGCCCCATCATTGAGGCGCACAGGAAGGAAATGGAAGCCAAAAAGGACGAGTAG
- a CDS encoding M67 family metallopeptidase, protein MAEIMLKVPQQFIERITAHLESAYPEEGAGFLLGVDGEVREILSLPNAREDEARHNRYLITPEEYLKAELKADLLGLGLIGVFHSHPDCPNVPSEFDREWAQPFFSYLITRVDAGRAVSHRSWVLTEDRSKYVEEELKIVKTPVVE, encoded by the coding sequence GTGGCAGAAATAATGTTGAAGGTGCCGCAGCAATTCATCGAGCGCATCACAGCGCATTTGGAGAGCGCCTATCCCGAAGAAGGCGCGGGCTTTCTGCTCGGTGTGGATGGCGAAGTGCGCGAAATTTTATCGTTGCCGAATGCGCGCGAGGACGAGGCGCGTCATAACCGCTATTTGATCACGCCCGAGGAGTATCTCAAAGCCGAATTGAAAGCAGACTTGCTCGGCCTGGGTTTGATCGGCGTTTTTCATTCGCATCCCGATTGTCCAAATGTGCCGTCGGAATTCGACCGCGAATGGGCGCAGCCGTTCTTCTCGTATCTCATCACGCGCGTGGATGCGGGCAGAGCGGTCAGCCATCGCTCGTGGGTGTTGACGGAAGACCGCTCGAAGTATGTAGAAGAGGAATTGAAGATTGTAAAGACGCCGGTGGTCGAGTAG